A single Cucumis melo cultivar AY chromosome 4, USDA_Cmelo_AY_1.0, whole genome shotgun sequence DNA region contains:
- the LOC103502013 gene encoding uncharacterized protein LOC103502013 → MRKLYEASKIGCIQILKTLIQDDPDFIQKALMYTTSITIETPLLHVSVSHGHLEFTQLLLDHNPQLAEVDAFQRTQLHIACSNNGDMKIIKALLEKNTSTACLVQDLNGFIPLHYAVISENIEMMDLLIKTRPQSVLMKLKNGQTVLHLCAEGNHLQGMKLLIA, encoded by the coding sequence ATGAGAAAGCTTTATGAAGCATCAAAGATTGGGTGTATACAAATATTGAAAACTCTCATTCAAGACGATCCAGATTTCATTCAAAAAGCTTTGATGTATACAACTTCCATTACGATTGAGACTCCATTATTACACGTCTCCGTTTCTCATGGCCACCTTGAATTCACTCAGTTGCTTTTGGATCACAACCCTCAACTTGCTGAAGTTGATGCCTTTCAAAGAACTCAACTTCACATAGCTTGTTCAAATAATGGGGATATGAAGATCATTAAAGCTTTGTTGGAGAAGAACACAAGTACTGCTTGCTTGGTTCAAGATCTTAATGGCTTCATTCCTCTTCATTACGCAGTGATTAGTGAGAATATTGAGATGATGGACTTGTTGATAAAAACAAGGCCACAATCTGTTTTGATGAAGCTTAAAAATGGTCAAACTGTTTTACATTTATGTGCGGAAGGTAACCATCTACAGGGAATGAAGCTGCTAATTGCTTAA
- the LOC107992044 gene encoding uncharacterized protein LOC107992044: MLRRIEMVGYFLTIPEIKTRAFIDDRSASSNNTKESVKSRKFTKRRNSKRKRRESMALYTKKTTGQWKIWRKKNLKYKGNWIEEVQVTMMLVATVIATVTFQAGVNHPGGVWQQDTSFSYTSFEKNSTHTGMGLYSSLSDYNNRTVVLPAGTSIMVYQQEEEYWIYLWINTVSFLASMSLMLMIVSRFLLQNRICSCLLTLATCIAVVSLAIGYLLGVKMVNLMSFSDYIEINPYDNAFPETIMCCLGVVGMVGLWQLTHFLKSLFHIFTSKLKSLATSR, encoded by the exons ATGTTACGACGAATTGAG ATGGTAGGATATTTTCTCACAATTCCAGAAATAAAAACTAGAGCATTCATAGACGATCGTAGTGCATCCTCAAACAATACAAAAGAAAGTGTAAAATCCCGAAAGTTcacaaaaagaagaaactcCAAAAGAAAAAGACGAGAATCTATGGCATTGTACACCAAAAAGACGACAGGGCAATGGAAGATATGGAGGAAGAAGAATTTAAAGTACAAAGGGAATTGGATTGAAGAGGTGCAAGTCACAATGATGCTAGTCGCTACCGTGATCGCAACCGTAACTTTTCAAGCTGGAGTTAACCATCCAGGCGGTGTCTGGCAACAAGATACTTCATTCAGTTATACGAGCTTTGAGAAGAATAGTACACATACTGGGATGGGATTATATAGCAGTTTAAGTGACTACAATAACAGAACTGTTGTTTTACCAGCTGGAACTTCAATAATGGTTTACCAACAAGAGGAAGAGTACTGGATATACTTATGGATTAACACGGTGTCTTTCTTAGCATCGATGAGTTTGATGTTGATGATCGTTAGCCGATTTCTGTTACAAAATAGGATTTGTAGTTGCCTATTGACCTTAGCGACGTGCATAGCGGTGGTATCCTTAGCAATTGGGTATTTGCTTGGAGTTAAAATGGTTAACCTCATGTCATTTAGTGATTATATAGAGATCAATCCATATGACAATGCATTTCCTGAAACAATTATGTGTTGTCTTGGGGTGGTTGGAATGGTTGGCTTATGGCAACTTACTCACTTTCTCAAGTCCTTATTTCACATTTTCACCTCTAAGCTCAAATCTCTCGCAACTTCAAGGTAA